In a single window of the Thermoanaerobaculia bacterium genome:
- a CDS encoding DUF885 domain-containing protein, with the protein MEKIIAQTGFRGSFADFLKDLRTNPRFYYTSADDLVRGYRDIAKRIDGELPRLFATLPRNTYGVGVIPEAAQPAQTTAYYQPGAADGSRAGFMMVNPYKLDTRPRYEMEALTLHEAVPGHHLQAALAQELRDLPDFRRNAYYTAFGEGWGLYAESLGRELGLYEDPYSHFGQLTYEMWRACRLVVDTGMHAFRWDRQQAIDYMARNTAKTLNDITVEVDRYISWPGQALAYKIGEMKIRELRARAEKALGPKFDVRRFHDAVLLHGSLPLDVLEKNVDAWIAEQDR; encoded by the coding sequence ATGGAGAAGATCATCGCGCAGACCGGCTTCCGGGGCTCCTTCGCCGATTTCCTGAAGGATCTGCGCACGAACCCGCGCTTCTATTACACGAGCGCGGACGATCTCGTGCGCGGATACCGGGACATCGCCAAACGGATCGACGGCGAGCTGCCGCGCCTCTTCGCCACCCTTCCACGCAACACGTACGGCGTCGGCGTCATCCCCGAGGCCGCCCAGCCGGCTCAGACGACCGCCTATTACCAGCCGGGCGCGGCCGACGGGAGCCGGGCGGGGTTCATGATGGTCAACCCGTACAAGCTCGACACCCGGCCCCGCTACGAGATGGAGGCGCTGACGCTCCACGAAGCCGTTCCGGGTCATCATCTCCAGGCGGCCCTCGCGCAGGAGCTCCGGGACCTGCCCGACTTCCGCCGGAACGCCTACTACACGGCCTTCGGGGAGGGGTGGGGCCTCTACGCGGAGAGCCTCGGCCGTGAGCTGGGACTCTACGAAGACCCCTACTCGCACTTCGGCCAGCTCACCTACGAGATGTGGCGCGCCTGCCGCCTCGTCGTCGACACGGGGATGCACGCCTTCCGGTGGGACCGTCAGCAGGCGATCGACTACATGGCCCGGAACACCGCGAAGACTCTCAACGACATCACCGTCGAGGTCGACCGGTACATCTCCTGGCCGGGGCAGGCGCTCGCCTACAAGATCGGAGAGATGAAGATCCGCGAGCTCCGCGCGCGCGCGGAGAAGGCGCTCGGCCCGAAGTTCGACGTCCGGCGGTTCCACGATGCGGTGCTGCTGCACGGCTCGCTTCCGCTCGACGTGCTCGAGAAGAACGTCGACGCCTGGATCGCGGAACAAGACCGATAG
- a CDS encoding DUF885 domain-containing protein, which produces MLARLAGIVLVVAFGSSFAAAAGSEDARLRRFFDEEWQWGLEQYPEGATLVGDNRWNDRLTDLSFEAIAERKRRSESELATLRTFRREALSPESRVSYDLFLHDVELAIEGNRFPTEYLAIGPLAGMQIELPSVPPQTPFRSARDYESYLARLAAVPKQADQVIALLKKGVETGWVAARIAVEKVPEQLRAESSGPPEKSPFFEPFTRFPDALSETDRERFRRQGTAVIAGNVQPAFARLLEYFEKSYLPACRKDVGAWSLPDGDAFYRYSVRLHTTTTLDPKTIHEIGPARSRGSTARWRRSSRRPASGAPSPIS; this is translated from the coding sequence ATGCTCGCCAGACTCGCCGGCATCGTCCTGGTCGTCGCCTTCGGCTCGTCCTTCGCGGCCGCCGCCGGGAGCGAAGACGCGCGGCTTCGCCGCTTCTTCGACGAGGAATGGCAGTGGGGTCTCGAGCAGTACCCGGAGGGCGCGACCCTCGTCGGCGACAACCGCTGGAACGACCGCCTGACCGACCTGAGCTTCGAGGCGATCGCCGAGCGGAAGCGGCGCTCGGAGAGCGAGCTCGCGACCCTGCGGACCTTCCGGCGCGAGGCGCTCTCTCCGGAAAGCCGGGTGAGCTACGACCTCTTCCTCCACGACGTCGAGCTCGCGATCGAAGGGAATCGCTTTCCGACGGAGTACCTCGCGATCGGACCCCTGGCCGGGATGCAGATCGAGCTCCCGAGCGTTCCGCCCCAGACCCCGTTCCGGTCCGCGCGCGACTACGAGTCCTACCTCGCGCGGCTGGCGGCGGTCCCGAAACAGGCCGACCAGGTGATCGCGCTCCTGAAGAAGGGGGTCGAAACCGGCTGGGTCGCCGCCCGGATCGCGGTGGAGAAGGTCCCGGAGCAGCTTCGGGCGGAGTCCTCCGGCCCGCCCGAGAAGAGCCCCTTCTTCGAGCCCTTCACGCGCTTCCCCGACGCCCTCTCCGAGACCGACCGCGAGCGGTTCCGGCGGCAAGGGACGGCGGTCATCGCCGGGAACGTCCAGCCCGCGTTCGCGAGGCTCCTCGAATACTTCGAGAAGAGCTACCTCCCGGCGTGCCGGAAGGATGTGGGCGCATGGTCGCTTCCCGACGGGGACGCGTTCTACCGCTATTCGGTCCGGCTCCACACGACGACGACTCTGGACCCGAAGACGATCCACGAGATCGGTCCGGCGAGGTCGCGCGGATCCACGGCGAGATGGAGAAGATCATCGCGCAGACCGGCTTCCGGGGCTCCTTCGCCGATTTCCTGA
- a CDS encoding PLP-dependent aminotransferase family protein, giving the protein MRAAPAGILPLVAIERSSGKPLYRQIYEGYRDAIVERRLRACQRLPSTRSLAAELGISRLAVLNAFEQLLAEGYFESRTGSGTFVARTLPEDVLRPRRNAPGPSRPSPPAPRRVAARVDSVRRRDSRPWWIGRGAFSIAEPPIDRFPSKVWSSLVARHSRRSDSLLRPDGGPLGLSSLREAVAGYLRTARAVRCEADQVMISGGSQPALDLAVRVLLDDGAAAWIEEPGYFGIRKVLALAGVRAVPVPVDEEGIDVAAGIALAPRARAVFVTPSHQFPLGVTMSASRRLQLLDWARDTGAWIVEDDYDSEYRFGKLPIASLQGLDRDSRVIYVGTFTKILFPALRIGYLVLPRDLVPDFADVRSATAIYQPTLPQAVLADFIREEQFSRHIRRMRIVCGERRAALVEEIRRELGGELEILGDEAGMYLTAALKRREDDRAIALRAADEGLWVAPLSDAYSGETRKAGLILGYGGSDVARIRTGVAALRRIIDSVERSASPPATERAAPIRKSRRARPL; this is encoded by the coding sequence GTGCGGGCAGCCCCTGCGGGAATCCTCCCGCTGGTCGCGATCGAACGGTCTTCCGGCAAACCGCTCTATCGGCAGATCTATGAAGGCTATCGCGACGCGATCGTCGAGCGTCGTCTCCGGGCCTGCCAGCGCCTTCCTTCGACCCGGAGCCTCGCCGCGGAGCTCGGTATTTCCCGGCTCGCCGTGCTGAACGCCTTCGAGCAGCTCCTCGCGGAAGGGTATTTCGAGAGCCGGACGGGATCCGGAACCTTCGTCGCCCGGACGCTGCCCGAAGACGTTCTTCGGCCCCGCCGCAACGCTCCGGGACCCTCCCGCCCCTCTCCCCCGGCGCCGCGCCGCGTCGCCGCCCGCGTGGACTCGGTCCGCCGCCGCGACTCTCGTCCGTGGTGGATCGGCCGGGGCGCTTTCTCGATCGCCGAGCCGCCGATCGACCGGTTTCCCTCGAAAGTCTGGTCGTCTCTCGTCGCGCGCCATTCCCGCCGCAGCGACTCCCTCCTCCGGCCGGACGGCGGACCGCTCGGACTCTCGTCGCTCCGGGAGGCCGTTGCCGGCTATCTCCGAACCGCTCGGGCCGTCCGGTGCGAGGCCGACCAGGTCATGATCAGCGGCGGGTCGCAGCCCGCCCTCGATCTGGCGGTGCGCGTCCTGCTCGACGACGGCGCCGCCGCGTGGATCGAAGAGCCGGGATATTTCGGCATCCGCAAGGTCCTCGCCCTCGCGGGCGTGCGCGCGGTTCCGGTCCCGGTCGACGAGGAAGGGATCGACGTCGCGGCGGGGATCGCGCTCGCCCCCCGGGCCCGCGCCGTCTTCGTCACTCCCTCGCACCAGTTCCCGCTCGGCGTGACGATGAGCGCTTCCCGCCGGCTTCAGCTCCTCGACTGGGCGCGAGACACGGGCGCCTGGATCGTCGAGGACGATTACGACAGCGAATACCGGTTCGGAAAGCTCCCGATCGCTTCGCTCCAGGGACTCGACCGCGATTCCCGGGTCATCTATGTGGGAACCTTCACGAAGATCCTGTTTCCGGCGCTCCGGATCGGCTATCTCGTGCTCCCGCGCGACCTCGTGCCCGACTTCGCGGACGTTCGCTCGGCCACCGCGATCTACCAGCCCACGCTTCCCCAGGCGGTCCTCGCCGACTTCATCCGGGAGGAGCAGTTCTCCCGGCACATTCGTCGGATGAGGATCGTCTGCGGGGAGCGCCGGGCGGCGCTCGTCGAGGAGATCCGGCGCGAGCTCGGCGGCGAGCTGGAGATCCTCGGCGACGAGGCGGGGATGTATCTGACGGCGGCGCTGAAACGGCGGGAGGACGACCGCGCCATCGCCCTCCGCGCCGCGGACGAAGGGCTGTGGGTCGCGCCCCTCTCGGATGCCTACAGCGGCGAGACCCGCAAGGCGGGGCTGATCCTGGGATATGGGGGAAGCGACGTCGCCCGGATCCGGACCGGCGTCGCCGCCCTTCGCCGGATCATCGATTCCGTCGAGCGCTCCGCGAGCCCTCCCGCGACCGAGAGGGCCGCCCCGATCCGGAAAAGCCGGCGCGCCCGGCCGCTCTGA